From the Macaca nemestrina isolate mMacNem1 chromosome 2, mMacNem.hap1, whole genome shotgun sequence genome, the window agctcctggcctcaagggatcctcctgccttagtctcccaggtaactgggattatagggatgagccactgtaCGGCCAGTAATCTGTATTTCACAAGCCTTAGGGGATTCTGATGCAGGTAAAGCGTTAACTACAGGATGGAGAGCAAGCCACGAGATGGAGAAAGCTATCTGCTGACCAAGAACACTGTAATGGGATgttctagggaaaaaaaagttaaatttgttttattaatctaTGAATAAATCAGTGGTTTCTTAAAGCAGGTGGTGCTATATTCATTAAGAGACTGGGTTTGATGTAAGCTCTCAGTCTCTCGGCCTCAGCCTTCTTCAGGCAACAGAAGGGACTGATACAGACTGTCCACTGAAGCCCACCCATACCTGGGGGTTAAACATTCAACCCTAGAAGGGCAAAGGGCAAGAGGTTGGGAGGGGGTTGATCAGCAGCTAGACAGAGAGACTCCAGGACACCAGACTTTGTAACTAGAAGAGAGAACCTATGTATACTACAGTGAATCTCTCTTGTCCTTCTCCCGATGGGATCGCATCTTTGGTAGCCAAGTGGGAGGGAGCAGCAAGGAGAAGCAGAAGATGAGGAGGAATATTTCTCACACCCGAACTTCACTCCTGGGCCCAGTTCCAGTGTCTCTTGATCCCCTATCCCTAACTGTAAAGACTGTTAAACTCAACTACAGAGCTCCCTGCAGAGATGCTGATGGCTATAACAGGCATACAGGGAACAAGACCCATTGGCTAAAACCATCCCTAGAGTTCATGTCTGAGGAGGCAGAGCCTCACCTGTCCTTCTACGTTTTAATAAGAACCATAAATAGCTTCCTTAGTTAAATGGGAAGCCAGTTCTCTATGGAGTATGTTATATTCAACCAAACTCCCCAGTGAGCAGAGCTTCAGAAACCGGAGACTCTCCAAACATTTATTCAGTTGATTTCTGAAAACTCCACACTCCATAACTGCCTCAACACAACTTGTGGTGTCCCTGAAAGTGGCCACTAGGGCACTGAGGAAGGGGATGCCAAGAATGGGTTGCTCCAAAAGAACTAGTGTGGCAGAGGCTGTCCACTTGCAGATGGATCCACACTGGGCTGCAGGGGATCTTCTCCCAGCCCCAGGCAGTGGAGCCAGAGTGGAAGTCCCAGGCCTCACACCTCTGCAGGGACCTGGTAACGCCTCCTTCACTCTCTCTGAGCAATCACCCAGCTGGCTGGTTTCACAAACTCTCAGGTGGGAGCCCTGACACCAGAACCACGTTGAACGCTTGCTTCACCATTGATGATGTCTCTTCTTTGATAGATGTTCCCCCAGATATTGATGAGTCACCATGGCCCACCTGGCAGGGCAGCTGGCCCTCTAGCTGCAATCGCTtcactccctccttcccaccaGCCAGAGCACAGCCCTGGTGCAGGCGTAGCTGAGGAAAGTGACCAGAGCACCAGGCAGGGGCATGTTCCAGGCCCCAGTCTCCCTGCCATGCTCTATTGTATGGATCTCCAGAGGGACCGTGGATTCCAACTGGGATTTGCAGAAAGGGCATTgggaaggagtgggaggttggTCAGAGAAGACACCTAAGTGTGAGACTCCGAAACAGCAGAAGAGTGGAATGGGGTCTGATCACGGGGCCACCAGGATGCCCAGGGGCATCATCAGACACAGGACTAGGATGAGGGAGTCTGCTGAATTCAGACAGGAAGCTTGTCTCAAGCGATCAATAATCCATTTCTTGTAGAAACTAACTTCTGTGTAAACTCCAGGGTATCCTTTGCGACCGCAGCCAACACCCCAGCTCACAATCCCCACCTGGAACCATGTGCCATTTAATTCACAGACCAGGGGCCCCCCAGAATCTCCCTGGAAAAAGAAAGATAGTCACTGTAGGAAAGAAATAGCATCCACATCAGAGCAGGCTAATTGCACTGCAATGGGCTGCAGAGCTAGGCACTCAGGGGGCTTCCCCAGGAACCCCTAAGACCCTCCCTAGCCTTGGGTATCTGTCAATATGAGATCTGAGAATTGACAATTTCCAATAAACCAAAATCATGTACCTACTAAAAAGGTGTGttccaaaaaacagaatatacataaTGGAATCGTGCCTACTCTGAGACAATGATGAGTCAGGTGCTTACCTGAGTACACTGCCTGCCACACAGAAGGGGCTCAAGACATGGAGCATGTATCGTTGGTGGGACCTGCCTGATTCACCCCTCCTCCCACTCCAGGCTGTGTCAGCTGCTCTCTCCTGAAGGATCACGTAGGCTGTCCAGGAGAGCCTTGGTGGCTTGTCCTCATGTCCCATTACCATGAATAAGGGTAACGGAGAGGCTAGGAGATAACCCAGGCCCTACTGGCTGGGGATGAGGAAGCTTTAAGGAGACAACTACAGTGCTGAGGTAGCAAGAGGCCCATGAACTGACCTGACAGGAATCCTTCCCTTGGTCATTATAGCCACAGACGGTCCCCCTCGTGACCATTTTACTCTTGGCTGCACTCTTCTTCTTGATTATCTCACGACATTGCTCATGACGCAGAATGTTTAGCTTAGCCTCCCGAAGAACAAATGGCCCTGATCCTGAAACTGCAAAGAGACAACTTACAAGAGAGTGGATCTTCACAAAGGGATATAACAGGAGCCCCTAGTGCCCACTCTGAGTCCTGATCAGTGTGTTTAACACAACTGCCCAAATTAAAGGAAGTCAGGGCAGTGGATATTGGCCCCACTTGACATAGAAGGAAACTTGAGCCTGATGTTGACATGGAGAAAGGAAAGGACAAGAAGCAAAATCAAGAcagtaaaaggaaaaacagatcaGGAGAGAGGCAAGACCTTGTCAGCCTGAAAAATGACAACCAAGTATCTGTCACTCTGAGTATCAGCAGAAATGACAGGCTGTCCTGTGCATCAGTAAAGCATCTTTACTTTCTAGAACAGGATCACAGACTCTTGGACAGGTAGTGCCTCTCCCTAAGGATAGAAGCCCCCACAGCCTCACTGGCAGGGTTGCTCTGGCTTGGCCTACACTGCTAGGGTGAAGAAGTTCGACCCATCAAGGCAGGAACTTCTAGTGGGGGTTGGCTCCTATTGGCAGACAGCTCATCACCCTGAACTGAAATTCACCCTGAAGAGAACCCACTACACCTGGCCCCCAAGCCCCCAGGTCCCAATGTGACAACAGAAATTCATAGCATAGTTGTTAAATTACTTCCTGGCAGCAtcttctccaccctcctccctcacccACATGCTAGAAAATGGCTTCCCTGCCTCTCCCAATAGCTTGCAGATCAAGCCCAGCCCACCAGGCtgtcccacctcagcatcctgtctGTCTCACCACTCTCTGACACTCGGCCCCATCCGGTCACCCAGCACTCTGTCCCAGTTTCCACTTCAAAAAGTTCTTTGGGGAGGCACACAGGCTGGATGTGTGAGGAATAATTCACAGAGTAGGCAAGCAGAGCAAGGGCAATGTCGTTTGTCAAACTGGCAAAATCAAAATTGCTAGGAAAAATGATGTCTTTAACAGGGATCACCAGTGTGTTTTCGGAACCGGCATTCAAGTTAGTGTCTCCCAGCTTCACCTTGTATTCCAAATCACTGTTAAGAGAAAATATGGCCTTCACAGAGATGCtggggagcgggggtggggggcatCTATGCTCCCCTTCCACACCTTCCAGGTGCTTCCCAGCCTGGTCCCATCTTCCTatgccagccagcagccacttcCCTTCCTGCAAACCACATCCCCCCAGGACCGCTGACCACTTTAGCCGGTGGTCCCCAGATCAGCAGTGGCGGTGGCAACACCTgcaaacttgttagaaatgcaaatcctcAGATCTCACCCAGACTGGATAAAAACTATGGGGCTGTCacccccttttacagatgaggaagaggaggttCAGGGAGGGGGACAGACTGGCTCCAGGTCCCGCAGCCTGATCAGGGCCCAAGCTCTGAGCCCCAAACACTCACCTAAAGACACAGTGGGCGGCAGTGAGCACCCAGCGCCTGTCGATGAGGGAGGCTCCGCAGAGGTGTTTGTCCTCGGTCTGGAGGCTCACCTGCCAGGGCCACTTCCTGTTTAGGGCTGGCAATCCTCCAATTATCCTTGAAACACGGTGGCCACAGGCTGGTGGGCTCAGTAAAGAGAGGGGACTGGAAGTGAAGCCACtaccttccccccacccccaccaggctGCCCAGGGCGGAGGCGGGTTATCCTCTCTCTCAAATCCTGTAGGTCAGGGTCTTACCCTCAACCTCCCTGAgccaggctgcgtcccctttgaCCTCCCAGGCAGGCCAGGACAGATCTAGCACCAGAAACAATACCCTGAGAAAATTGCCTTCCAAGGTCAGAGATCCCGTCGGATTCCAAGGCTTCTCCCACTGTAGATGCTGAAGTAACCCAGGATCCTGGAGGCCCTGCAGGCGCTGAAGTCCCTGGAGCTACAGAGGTTTCTGGAATTTTGGGGAATTTCGGGTGCACAGGAGGCGTCCGGGCTTCTGGGCTTGCCAGGTTCACTCTGGAATCCTCGTCGGGTCGGTATGGCTCACCTGGTGAAGACGGGGACCCGTGGCAAACAGGAGCTGGCCTGGCGGCGCCTCCTCCGCGTCTGCCTGTTCCCACAGCACCCCCACTGCCACCCCACACCCAGCGTGGGCgcagccccgccccgccctgcccTGTCCACTCCCGGCCTCACTGAGCAGGGGCTGAAGAAGCTGAAGCCAGatcaggaaatggaggctcaggcGTGTGCCTCCACGGCCCCTGCGTAGGCCATCCTGGGACGCCATGGGCACAGTCAGCACGCCTGGCGGCGGCTGCGCCCTGGTCCTGGTGTTGGCCGGAACCCGGTGTGCCAGCAGAGACCTGAGGCGGCTCTCGCGATCCCCAGTCACTCAGCAAAAACGAATCCGGGTAGTGCTGTGAAGGAAGCGGCTTTCAATATGTTATTCGTCTTGTGAACCTTAAGACAGAGATTTTCCTGGATTATCCGGTtgagtgcaattttttttttttcaatggagtctcgctctttcgcccaggctagagtgtagtggcatgatctcagaccattgcagcctccacttcccaggttcaagcgattctcctgcctcagcctcccaagtagctaggatcacaggcgagggccacgacgcctggctaatttttgtatttttagtagagacgggatttcaccatgttgcccaggctgttctcaaactcctgacctcacgtgatcctcctgcctcggcatcccaaagtgctgggactataggggtaagccactgcgcccggcccaagttGAGTGTAATATAATCACTGGATACCCTTCAAAGCAGCAGAAAATACAGTGTACCCAGTGGAAGATTTCAAGTGAAACAGAAAGAGCCTGCTGGCCTGCTGCCTGGGgttccagctactccgaaggctgctGCAGCGGAAGGGTCTCTGCAGCCCCAGGGTTTGCctacagcctggacaatatattgaaatgccatctctttaaaacaaaacaaaacagaacaaagtatgataaatagaaaacacaaaacaagatGGCTATAATCAATACAATAGCAATTGTGTTACATGTAAATGtgttggaaaaaaacaaacaaaacaaagactttataattagagaaaaaagatatCATCCAGAAATATACTATATGAAGagacaaatttaaaacaaaaagatacagaTAAATTGGAAAGGGGGGATAGAAAAAGAAATACGAAGCAAATCTGAAACACAAAGTAAGTGGTATAGCAATTTTCTTCCTAGATCATAGTATTTAAGGCAAGATCATGATAAAGGGACAAAGAGGAATCttattatataaagtaaaaataagaaatgatcaagaagatgcagagaaaagccTATAATACACAAAGAAACAGGTGACCAATtaatgggagactggagtttttgATATGTTCCCCTTAAGAAACTGCTGGATTACACAGACAAAATTAagcaaagataaagaagatttgACTATTACAATTAATAATCTTCACCTTAGCTGTATAATAAAATTTACAACTACCTACAGAGAACCCTTGCTCAATGACCACAAAGGGCACATTCAGAAATGATGCCACAGAGAACAATAAACTCCAGGGAATCATTGGCATATAGATTCTGTTCTTGAGTAACAAGTCAATAAtattaaaatcagtttttaacATATCAAAAAATCCCATCtttctgaaacaaaaacaaaacccttctaagtgattctcctataaaaagaaaatcatgaggGAAATAATGAACATTTAGAGGTGACTGCCAATGAAAACACTACATATCAAAGCATATGTGATGCAGATAGACCAGTCCCAGAAAGTAATTTACAGCTTTGACAAGATCAGAAAAGAAAGACTGATAGCAAATGAGCTAAACATCCAACTCAGAAAGTTAAAAGGATCAATGGAGTAAACTCAAAGAAAGAATTTGagacaaaggagaaaataatggaaaaaggAGACAGAAATCAATAAAGTAGCCGGCAcagtgtctcaggcctgtaacaccaacactttgggaggctgaggtgggagaattgcttgagcccaggagttcaagaccagcctggcaacatagtgagaccctgtctctactacaaataaaaaaaaaaaccatcaggtatggtggcgtgcacctatagtcccagctacttgggaggatgagacaggagaatcatttgcaCCCATGAGttcaagggtacagtgagctatgatcaggctgctgcacttcagcctgggtgatagagtgacaccctctctcttaaaaaaaaaaaaaaaaaaaggaaatcaataaatagagaaaaaattatgGAGAGAATTAGCACAATCAGAATTTTGTTATTTGAAAAGCCTAATAAAATAGACAACATTCTAGTAAgattaagataaaagaaaaaaaagcaaaatacaaaatgaaaaagggaaaGCAACTTAAAGAGATATTTTTTAATTACCTATGATAGATATTTTTAACTATAAAGGAATATTGGCTGGAaactgtggctcatgcttataatcccaacactttgggcagctgaggcaggaggattgcttgagcccaggagtttgagaccagcctaggcaacatagtgagaccctgtctctgaatcaaataaaataaaataaattagctgagcatagtagtgtatgcctgtagtcctagctactcaggaggctgaggcaagaggatcacttgagcctaggaggttgaagttatagtaagctatgattgtaccactgcactccagtctgggtaacagagcaagacccgaaaaaaaaaaaaaaagaaaaagagagagaggagagagagagagagaagaaagaaagaagttattGAATGCTGACTTCTCCTTCTGGCGGTGGAATATAAAAAGACTGACCTTCCCACCTGAAACAaccaaaaatggacaaaaatctgAAACAATAGTTTTTAAGACAGTGgacaccaaccaaaaaaaaaatagaatcccTAATAGATGGGGAACAAATGGAGTAAGCCCTATGATTGTCTCAGGTTTATGACTGAGAGAATTTCCAGGCCACAGTACAGAGAGGGAGAACACAGGCAGAATCCAGCAGGCTCCTGGATGTGAGCAGGTATTGCTGAGAGGCCAGGGACACGGA encodes:
- the LOC139361955 gene encoding serine protease 44-like isoform X1, with the protein product MASQDGLRRGRGGTRLSLHFLIWLQLLQPLLSEPYRPDEDSRVNLASPEARTPPVHPKFPKIPETSVAPGTSAPAGPPGSWVTSASTVGEALESDGISDLGRQFSQACGHRVSRIIGGLPALNRKWPWQVSLQTEDKHLCGASLIDRRWVLTAAHCVFSDLEYKVKLGDTNLNAGSENTLVIPVKDIIFPSNFDFASLTNDIALALLAYSVNYSSHIQPVCLPKELFEVETGTECWVTGWGRVSESVSGSGPFVLREAKLNILRHEQCREIIKKKSAAKSKMVTRGTVCGYNDQGKDSCQGDSGGPLVCELNGTWFQVGIVSWGVGCGRKGYPGVYTEVSFYKKWIIDRLRQASCLNSADSLILVLCLMMPLGILVAP
- the LOC139361955 gene encoding serine protease 44-like isoform X2, with product MASQDGLRRGRGGTRLSLHFLIWLQLLQPLLSEPYRPDEDSRVNLASPEARTPPVHPKFPKIPETSVAPGTSAPAGPPGSWVTSASTVGEALESDGISDLGRQFSQACGHRVSRIIGGLPALNRKWPWQVSLQTEDKHLCGASLIDRRWVLTAAHCVFSDLEYKVKLGDTNLNAGSENTLVIPVKDIIFPSNFDFASLTNDIALALLAYSVNYSSHIQPVCLPKELFEVETGTECWVTGWGRVSESVSGSGPFVLREAKLNILRHEQCREIIKKKSAAKSKMVTRGTVCGYNDQGKDSCQVGIVSWGVGCGRKGYPGVYTEVSFYKKWIIDRLRQASCLNSADSLILVLCLMMPLGILVAP